A genomic stretch from Halichoerus grypus chromosome 7, mHalGry1.hap1.1, whole genome shotgun sequence includes:
- the LOC118521325 gene encoding T-cell surface glycoprotein CD1e, membrane-associated: MLLLLLLLFVGYLQHGTSLDAPQVPGPPDPATEEPLSFRILQTSSFANSSWASLQVSGWLGDLQTQGWDKVLGTMTFLRPWSQGNFSSEELKNLQNLFLLYFHGFTIEVQAFAHQFQFEYPFELQVSAGCTQHAGKASGSFLNGAYQGSDFLSLQGNSWQPSPGAGSRAQKVCAVLNNYLDIKEIMQTLLSDTCPRFLAGILEAGKSELERQVKPEVWVSSGPSPGPGRLLLVCHVSGFHPKPVWVMWMRGEQEQRGTQQGNVLPNADETWYLRVTLDVAAQEAAGLSCQVKHSSLGGQDIIIHWGGGNSVLLTLLCLVVIVTLLLLLVRHSYFKKHSSSRKALVPPTPSPDSPIGADAQGPRTPGHQLYMPQESWIKNRFLEKWKTSLNQLWRH, from the exons ATGCTGCTCCTGTTGCTGCTGCTCTTCGTAGGATATCTCCAGCATGGAACAAGTCTAGACG CACCCCAGGTCCCAGGACCCCCTGATCCAGCCACAGAAGAGCCCCTCTCCTTCCGCATCCTCCAGACCTCCTCCTTTGCCAACAGCAGCTGGGCGTCCTTGCAGGTGTCGGGCTGGCTGGGCGATCTGCAGACTCAAGGCTGGGACAAGGTCCTGGGCACCATGACCTTCCTGCGGCCCTGGTCCCAGGGCAACTTCAGCTCCGAGGAGCTGAAGAACCTGCAAAATCTATTCCTACTCTACTTCCATGGTTTCACCATCGAGGTGCAGGCCTTTGCGCACCAGTTTCAGTTTGAAT ACCCCTTCGAGCTCCAGGTGTCAGCTGGCTGTACGCAACATGCTGGGAAGGCCTCGGGAAGCTTCTTGAATGGGGCTTATCAAGGCTCAGATTTTCTGAGTTTGCAAGGAAACTCCTGGCAGCCATCTCCAGGAGCTGGGAGTCGGGCTCAGAAGGTCTGTGCGGTGCTCAACAACTACCTAGATATTAAGGAAATCATGCAGACCCTTCTCAGCGACACCTGCCCTCGGTTTCTGGCAGGAATCCTTGAAGCAGGGAAGTCAGAACTGGAACGACAAG TGAAGCCCGAGGTTTGGGTGTCCAGTGGCCCCAGTCCTGGTCCCGGCCGTCTGCTCCTGGTGTGCCACGTCTCCGGCTTCCACCCAAAGCCTGTGTGGGTGATGTGGATGCGGGGTGAGCAGGAGCAGCGGGGCACCCAGCAAGGCAATGTCCTGCCTAATGCTGATGAGACGTGGTATCTCCGAGTGACCCTGGATGTGGCGGCCCAGGAGGCAGCCGGCCTGTCCTGCCAAGTGAAGCACAGCAGTCTGGGAGGCCAGGACATAATCATCCACTGGG GAGGTGGAAACTCAGTCCTGCTGACACTGCTCTGTCTGGTGGTGATAGTTACCCTGCTCCTGCTGCTTGTAAGGCACTCCTACTTTAAAAAGCACAG CTCAAGTCGGAAGGCCCTGGTGCCCCCTACCCCCAGTCCTGACTCCCCCATAGGGGCCGATGCCCAGGGGCCCAGGACTCCTGGACACCAGCTCTACATGCCACAGGAATCGTGGATCAAGAATAGAtttttagagaaatggaaaacaagccTAAACCAACTCTGGCGACATTAG
- the LOC118521326 gene encoding T-cell surface glycoprotein CD1b-like: MLLLLLVLPKVLCPGGGGEEAFQGPTSYQAIQISSFINSSWTQTRGSGWLGDVQIHGWDSAANRTVFLKPWSKRNFSDEEVNELEELIQVYLSGFVLEVQDHASEFQLEYPFEIQGIAGCKLYPSGGTVHFSWGALGGLDFLSLKNYSCVPTPEGGSRAQCICELISQYKGIRDIWEKLLFETCPWYLLGILEAGKAELQRQVKPEAWLSTGPSPGPGHLLLVCHVSGFYPKPVWVMWMRGEQEQRDTQRGDILPYADGTWKPHLHWLDIFGNNSALLDPFDRSSVLVFEALVISEYLMNP, from the exons ATGCTGCTTCTGCTGCTGGTGTTGCCCAAGGTTCTCTGCCCAGGCGGTGGTGGTGAGGAAG CCTTTCAGGGGCCCACCTCCTACCAAGCCATCCAGATCTCGTCCTTTATCAACAGCAGCTGGACTCAGACCCGGGGCTCGGGATGGTTGGGCGATGTGCAGATTCATGGCTGGGACAGCGCTGCCAACAGGACGGTTTTCCTGAAGCCCTGGTCCAAGCGGAACTTCAGTGATGAAGAGGTGAATGAGCTGGAGGAGCTCATCCAGGTCTACCTTAGTGGGTTCGTCCTAGAAGTGCAGGATCATGCCTCTGAGTTCCAGTTGGAAT ACCCCTTTGAGATCCAGGGCATAGCAGGCTGTAAGCTGTATCCCAGCGGGGGCACCGTGCACTTCTCGTGGGGAGCTTTAGGGGGACTGGACTTTCTGAGCCTCAAGAATTACTCCTGTGTGCCCACCCCAGAGGGCGGAAGCAGGGCGCAGTGCATCTGTGAGCTCATCAGTCAGTACAAAGGCATCCGGGATATCTGGGAGAAGCTCCTCTTTGAAACATGCCCTTGGTATCTCCTGGGCATCCTCGAGGCAGGGAAGGCAGAACTGCAGAGACAAG tGAAGCCTGAGGCCTGGCTGTCCACTGGTCCCAGTCCGGGTCCTGGCCATCTGCTGTTGGTGTGCCACGTCTCCGGCTTCTACCCAAAGCCTGTGTGGGTGATGTGGATGCGGGGTGAGCAGGAGCAGCGGGACACCCAGAGAGGGGACATCCTGCCCTATGCTGATGGGACATG GAAACCCCATCTCCATTGGCTTGATATTTTTGGCAATAATAGTGCCCTTCTTGATCCTTTTGATAGGtcttctgttttggtttttgaagCACtg GTCATATCAGAGTATCTCATGAACCCTTGA